CGCATGCAGGACTTCGAGGTCCGCAACCGCTCCCGGGCCGTGGCGTATCCTCGCCAGATCGCCATGTACCTCGCGCGGGAGCTCACCGACAGCTCGCTGCCCAAGATCGGCGAGGAGTTCGGCGGCCGGGACCACACGACGGTCATCCACGCCTGTGAAAAGATCGCGAAGGACATCCAGAGCGATCCGGCCTTTGCCCACACCATCGAGCAGCTCATCGCGCGCATCCGCGCCGAATAGGGGCGCGTCCCCGGAAACCGCGCCGCATGTGGACACATCGCGCGGCAATACCCACAACTTGTCGCGCCCCGCGATCCGTACTGCTCTAGTTATCCACGGTCTTTTCCACATATCCACAGCGCTTACAATGACCATTGCCCCAATGACCATTGTTACTAACAGGAACGAGGTACGCTGTGCGCCGCGCGCACCCCACACGCGCCACAAGAGGGAGGGCTTGGAGTGAAGATCCTGATCAGCCAGGAGAGCCTGAATGCGACGCTCGCCACGGTAGCCAGGGCGGTCTCCACTAAGAACACGATCCCGGTGCTGTCCGGCGTCTACCTCTCCGCCCGCGGCGGTGAACTCACCATCCGCGCCACCGACATGGAACTGGCCATCGAGGCGGTTACGCCCTGCGAGGTCATCAGCGAGGGCGAAACGGTCCTTCCGGCCCGCTATTTCGCGGACCTCATCCGCCGCATTCCTTATGGAAACATCGAGCTCTCCGTCGATTACCACAACCACGTGGCCACCCTGCGGTGGGGCCGCTCCCAGTACGTGATCCACGGCTTCGCCGCCGATCAGTTCCCCACCCTTCCCGATGTGGACGGGGCGTCGGCGTTTACCGTCAAGCAGAGTCTATTGCGTGACCTCCTCCGGCAGACCACGTTCGCCGCCGGTCACGACGAATCCAAGCCCTGGCTCACCGGTGTACTGTTCAAGCTGCGGGATGACCTCCTCACCGGCACGGCCACCGACGGCATCCGCATCGCCTACGCCGAGGCAGCCGCTGAGAATGCGCAGGGCCACAGCTTCTCCGTCATCATCCCCAGCCGGTCCCTCAACGAAGTGACCCGCCTGCTCACCGGCGACGAGGACAGCCAGGTGAACGTCGCCGTCACCGCCAACCAGGTCTTCTTCGACCTGGGCAACACGCGCGTGATCTCCCGCCTCCTGGAGGGGCAGTATCCCGACGTCATGCGGCTCGTGCCACAGCACTATCCCACCGAGGCGGTTCTGCCCGGCGCCGAGTTCATGGAAGCCCTGGAACGGGCCACACTGATCACCAAGGACGGCGCCGTCAAGATCAGCTTCCAGACCGACAAGGTGACCATCACCTCCAACACCCCTGAAGTGGGGCAGGTATACGAGGAGCTGGCCGTCACCAGCATGGCCGGCGACCCGCTGGACATCGGGTTCAACGCGCGCTACCTGCTGGACTTCCTCAAAGTGCTGGAGGAGAAACAGTTCCGGTTCCAGTGCTCGGGCAGCCGCAACCCCGCCCGGCTCATGCCGGCCGACAGCAGCCAGTTCCTGTACGTCGTGCTGCCGCTCATCACGCTCTAAGGAATCCCGACATGGCCGAAGAG
The nucleotide sequence above comes from Symbiobacterium thermophilum IAM 14863. Encoded proteins:
- the dnaN gene encoding DNA polymerase III subunit beta, whose product is MKILISQESLNATLATVARAVSTKNTIPVLSGVYLSARGGELTIRATDMELAIEAVTPCEVISEGETVLPARYFADLIRRIPYGNIELSVDYHNHVATLRWGRSQYVIHGFAADQFPTLPDVDGASAFTVKQSLLRDLLRQTTFAAGHDESKPWLTGVLFKLRDDLLTGTATDGIRIAYAEAAAENAQGHSFSVIIPSRSLNEVTRLLTGDEDSQVNVAVTANQVFFDLGNTRVISRLLEGQYPDVMRLVPQHYPTEAVLPGAEFMEALERATLITKDGAVKISFQTDKVTITSNTPEVGQVYEELAVTSMAGDPLDIGFNARYLLDFLKVLEEKQFRFQCSGSRNPARLMPADSSQFLYVVLPLITL